The Thalassotalea sediminis genome includes the window CACCAACAACAACCATTAAAGTAGGTAATATCGCAAGCGTTAGTGGCACTTTTATCTCAAGTACCGTACCAATACCAAGTTCAGAATCAATGTTAACCGTGCCGTTTAACTGAGTGATTTTTGTTTTTACAACATCCATCCCTACGCCTCGCCCTGAGACCTCAGAAATTTCAGTTTTTGTTGAGAAACCTGGTGCAAATATTAGATTGAATGCATCTTGATCAGACATTCTTGCCGCAGCATCTGCATCGAGCACACCACGTTCAATAGCAATTTCTTTTAATTTTTCGGCATTCATCCCTGCACCATCATCTCTAATGGTTAACAGAATATGATCACCTTCTTGTGAAGCCGATAAAATAACGGTGCCTTCTCTCGGCTTACCGTTTTCTTCACGCACGCTTGGTATTTCAATACCGTGATCAACAGAGTTTCGTACTAAATGCACCAGTGGATCGGCAAGTGCTTCAACTAAGTTCTTATCTAAATCGGTTTCTTCACCCTCTAGAATTAACTTAATCTCTTTATTCAAGCTACGAGCAAGGTCACGTACAACGCGCGGAAATCGGCCAAAAACCTTTTTAATTGGTTGCATGCGGGTTTTCATCACCGCACCTTGCAAATCGGTTGTTACGGCATCCAAATTAGACACAGCTTTGGTCAGCTCTTCGTCTTCTTTTGTCATGCCTAGGCTCGTCAAACGATTACGCACTAACACCAACTCACCGACCATATTCATAATTTGATCAAGTCGTTGCGTATCAACCCGCACCGTAGTTTCACCTTGTGGCGCATTTTGCTTGTCTGCTGGCTTTTTAGCTGGCGCATTTGCTGCAGGTTTAGCCGCAGCAGCAGGGGTAGGTTTTTCTACAGGTTTAGGCGTTGGTGCCGGTGCTGCTGTTTTTGCGGCTTCAACAGGTTTTTGATTGCCCGTTTGCGGCGCATTACCCTTACCATGAATTTCATCTAATAAGCTTTCAAACTCGTCATCATTTATTTCGTCGCTATTCGTAGACGCTTTACTCGCGCCTACATTAGATGCAAACGCACCTTGACCA containing:
- a CDS encoding chemotaxis protein CheA is translated as MSYEADEEILQDFLIEAGEILESLSEQLVELENDPDNADLLNAIFRGFHTVKGGAGFLALTELVDVCHGAENIFDILRNGQRSVTPELMDVILQGLDTVNDMFALVQAREPLVPADPALLAELHRLSVPEGAEEAAPAVEEPVAAAPTEPEPSDAASSSDEMTEDEFERLLDELHGGGSPTAATEPEAPKSSAAGSGDDITDDEFESLLDELHGQGAFASNVGASKASTNSDEINDDEFESLLDEIHGKGNAPQTGNQKPVEAAKTAAPAPTPKPVEKPTPAAAAKPAANAPAKKPADKQNAPQGETTVRVDTQRLDQIMNMVGELVLVRNRLTSLGMTKEDEELTKAVSNLDAVTTDLQGAVMKTRMQPIKKVFGRFPRVVRDLARSLNKEIKLILEGEETDLDKNLVEALADPLVHLVRNSVDHGIEIPSVREENGKPREGTVILSASQEGDHILLTIRDDGAGMNAEKLKEIAIERGVLDADAAARMSDQDAFNLIFAPGFSTKTEISEVSGRGVGMDVVKTKITQLNGTVNIDSELGIGTVLEIKVPLTLAILPTLMVVVGEQTFALPLAGVNEIFHLDLTNTNVVDGQLTIIVREKAIPLFYLDQWLVRDFQEKPRDKGHVVIVQIGAQQVGFVVDSLIGQEEVVIKPLDRLLHGTPGMAGATITSDGGIALIIDVPSMLKYYAKKSAVNKKLRS